Part of the Thermodesulfobacteriota bacterium genome is shown below.
AAGCTCAAATCCTTCTTCTTCAAACTCAGTTTGGTAATTCATTATCTTAAGCTGAATAATTTCTTGCAAAGTATCCCTGCTTAGAGGTGAAAACGGGACAATTCTATTAAATCTTGCAATTAGCTCTGGAAGAAAACCAAAGAGCTGAAATTTTGTTATATCATCGGCCTCTTCATGGCTCATATTATATGCAATTGTGTCGTCATAGACTTGATTGTCGTCTAAGTTTTTAACAAACCCTGCTTCATTACTGCCAAATAGGTTTTTTATTCCTGAGAATGCACCGACTGCAAAAAACGAAATGTCGCGGGTTGATATAAGCGCCCTTGGGCCTCGGCTAGAAAAGCCAAAATCTAAAGGGATCTGAACATCGGTGCCCTCTAGAATTTTTAGGAGTTCTCTTTGTACACCAAAACCGGAGACATCTTTCGTGGTGCCTTGCCCTGCAAAACGAGCGCTGCTGTAAGAGCCCGCTATTTTATCAAACTCATCAAGCACAACCACCCCGCACTCAGCAATATCTATGCTCTCGTTTGCTGAATACACTAGTTGTACCAGAATATTTACTACGTCGTCCCCGACATAGCCAGACTCCGTAAACTTAGTCATATCAATAATTACAAATGGAAGTTTGAATATCTCTCCGAAAAGAAGCTCGATCAGATATGTTTTTCCGCAGCCAGTTGGCCCCATTAGTATTGAATTAGGTCTTGGAACTAGATCTACCCGCGGGGTATTTTTAGAATGCATCTGCTTTAGACGCTTGACGTGTCGGTAGGCAGCAAGCGATACAGCTCTTCTTGCCTCTTCCTGTCCTTTATAGCCAAGCTTATCTAGCTCGGTAAATATTTTCTTAGGCGAAGGAAGTGGAACAGTCTGTATAAAGTCCTTTACATAATATACTTTTTCACCGCGTCTCATTAATATAAATCCCCCAGAGGATAACTCCTTATAATTCTAACACCAATATTAGCGATATGATAATAAAAATTTAGTTCAAGTGTAAAATTATCCAAATCTATTTATATAGATAAATTGGTTACTACTTAAGCAGCATCTCTAATATTGCTTTTCCCATGTGGAGCTTGTTCTCGGCCTGATCTAATATTACTGAATTAGGTCCCTCGAGCGCTTCTTTGGTTATTTCCTCTCCAATATGAGCCGGAAGGCAGTGCATTACCAAAGCACCAGGGTTTGCAGTATTTATAAGCTCAGCATTAATTTGATATGGTTTAAATATTTTCTGTTTTTTCTTTGCTTCTTTTTCCTGACCCATGCTTACCCAGACATCTGTGTACAGTACATCTGCATTTTGTGCGGCTGCTTTTGGATCGTTTATAATTTCTATAGAACCATTTCCAATTTGTGATGCTATCTCTAAAAATCCTGGATCAGGCTCATACCCTGTAGGAGTGGCGATAGAAAGGTTAAATCCGAGTGTTGAAGCTGCGCCTAT
Proteins encoded:
- a CDS encoding AAA family ATPase is translated as MRRGEKVYYVKDFIQTVPLPSPKKIFTELDKLGYKGQEEARRAVSLAAYRHVKRLKQMHSKNTPRVDLVPRPNSILMGPTGCGKTYLIELLFGEIFKLPFVIIDMTKFTESGYVGDDVVNILVQLVYSANESIDIAECGVVVLDEFDKIAGSYSSARFAGQGTTKDVSGFGVQRELLKILEGTDVQIPLDFGFSSRGPRALISTRDISFFAVGAFSGIKNLFGSNEAGFVKNLDDNQVYDDTIAYNMSHEEADDITKFQLFGFLPELIARFNRIVPFSPLSRDTLQEIIQLKIMNYQTEFEEEGFEL